The Musa acuminata AAA Group cultivar baxijiao chromosome BXJ3-6, Cavendish_Baxijiao_AAA, whole genome shotgun sequence region CATTTAGAAGCAATATGactaaaatattatcattttcgaacggAATGTTGGATCTTGCTAACATTAAATGTGTATGTTAATTATAGTTTATGGTAATAGATAGAATAACATGAAAGACTCAAAAAGCCATGCAAAATTTTGATCGATGTTAAGCatggagagaaaaagaaaaaaagaggagaaagTTGACAGTGTAGAAAGGGTGTTTTGGTCATTTCATACATCGTGAAGAAGTCAAAGAGAAATGTCCACGATTGCAGTCGAAAGCATGCACCAAAACCACGGGAGGAAGAGAGCAATACTCCCTCTACCCGTCGATCACTCACCCGACGACCCACGCCTTTTGTGATTGGTAGAACAAGATGGGGCCTACCACTTTGTTCGGAATGGGTGATGTAGTTTGGATTTCGTGCGGAGGGGAAAAGAGGGCATCGTCCGTCGGACTCAGCCTCCAGTCCAACCCACGAGATTTGACCAGTCAACGGTCAAAATTTCCACCCCCCGGCACTCATCTTCTCAGAAGACGCCTCGCCATCTGCCTACATTACCTCAgccttccctctccctctctcttcttAACCCCCCCATTCACTGCAACAGCCATCGCCCACCTCCTCCGCTCCCCACCTCGTAACCCGTCACACAGGCCACGaagagctcctcctcctcctcctcttcctccttcttccTCCGCCTCCACCATGGCCTCCTCCACCGCGAGCTTAGAGACGTCGGCGAGCTCCCGGCAGCACGCCGACGCCTTCTCCTTCGCGACCGCCTCCTTCTCCGAGCTCCTCTCTGCAGGCGATCCCGGCGACGACTACTCGTTCCGGGGGTTCTCGGAGAGCTTCGGCAGCGACGGCGTTGGGTTGCCCAAGTTCAAGTCCAGTCCGCCGCCTTCGCTGCCCATCTTTCCTCCGCCAATCTCCCCTTCCTCCTACTTCGCCATTCCAGCCGGGCTCAGCCCCGCCGAGCTCCTCGACTCTCCtgttctcctctcttcttccgtAAGTCTAATGTTACCGTAACAGTCTCTGATTAGGAATTAGAATGGCTTAAATTTGGCTATAAAATATTTAGTTACATAAAACAATATTAGGAAAACATTGTTCCAAGTAATTCTGATTCGAAGAATACTTATTATTTTAAGccattcaagaaatattttttagatcatttctaatttaaagaatttCTTTATATAATTGTGATTAGTCATACTGACATGACAGATCtatcaataatatataattaCTGTGATATATTAGCTCAATATGTGTTCTCTGTTTTGTTTCTGAACATTGTTCTCTGTTTTAAGAGTTCCCTTTCGGTAGTAATCAGCAACGATGATGGCCAACTTATATGTTGCTTTGCCTTTAATAGATCTTTCCATCTCCTACAACTGGTTCGTTTGCCTCACAAGCTTTCAACTGGAGAGGAACCGCCACTGCTTACCCTCAAGACATCAAGGATGAAGACAAGTCCTACAGTGACTTCTCCTTCCAGACTCAGGCCATTAATGGAACCACCCAAgcttcctccttcctcccttctTCCGCACCCATCCCATCGGtatatctcctcctcctcctcctcctcctgttttGCTTTCACTAGTATTCAGAAGGCCATTGATGACTGATCCTTTCCGTGTTCTCATGCAGGAGCATCATCGGCAGCCATGGATGCAAGCAAGAGCTGATGGCAGCAGATCACTGGAATCCAATCCAGCTCACTGTGCTCAGCCTGTGCAGACTCTGCAGCGGAGGTCGGACGACGGCTACAACTGGAGGAAGTACGGGCAGAAGCAGGTGAAGGGCAGCGAGAACCCGCGCAGCTACTACAAGTGCACGTACCCCAATTGCCCGACGAAGAAGAAGGTGGAGAGATCGGTGGATGGGCAGATCACAGAGATCGTGTACAAAGGCACGCACAACCACCCGAAGCCGCAGTCCAACAAGAGGAACTCAACAGCTCGGGCTACTGCTCCCTCCGAAGCAAACGAGCATTCCCTGATCGAATCTGCTGCCACGCCCGAGAATTCCTCCACCTCCTTCGGCGATGATGATCTTGAGATCAGCAAACCGGGAGCGGACGAGTACGATGAAGATGAGCCTGATGCAAAGCGATGGTAAGCTTCGGTCAAGGATGAAGTGATCGCTACAGCTGATGAGGGAGTAGCAGACTGatgcttttttcttcttcttcttctctcaggaAGGAGTGTGGGGAAGGTGAGGGAGGAGCGGCTGCAGGGAACAGGACGGTGAGGGAGCCGAGAGTGGTGGTGCAGACCATGAGCGACATCGACATCCTCGACGACGGGTACCGGTGGAGGAAGTACGGGCAGAAGGTGGTAAAGGGGAATCCCAATCCGAGGTAAGCTTCGTTCCTGATACCACAGTGTTCATCGGAAGACGGCGACTGACGTGATGTTGTCGTCTCTGTGGCATTACAGGAGCTACTACAAGTGCACCACCATAGGGTGCCCGGTGAGGAAGCATGTGGAGAGGGCGTCGCATGATCTCAGGGCGGTGATCACCACCTACGAGGGGAAGCACAACCACGACGTGCCCGCAGCTCGCGGCAGC contains the following coding sequences:
- the LOC135639541 gene encoding WRKY transcription factor WRKY24-like, whose protein sequence is MASSTASLETSASSRQHADAFSFATASFSELLSAGDPGDDYSFRGFSESFGSDGVGLPKFKSSPPPSLPIFPPPISPSSYFAIPAGLSPAELLDSPVLLSSSIFPSPTTGSFASQAFNWRGTATAYPQDIKDEDKSYSDFSFQTQAINGTTQASSFLPSSAPIPSEHHRQPWMQARADGSRSLESNPAHCAQPVQTLQRRSDDGYNWRKYGQKQVKGSENPRSYYKCTYPNCPTKKKVERSVDGQITEIVYKGTHNHPKPQSNKRNSTARATAPSEANEHSLIESAATPENSSTSFGDDDLEISKPGADEYDEDEPDAKRWKECGEGEGGAAAGNRTVREPRVVVQTMSDIDILDDGYRWRKYGQKVVKGNPNPRSYYKCTTIGCPVRKHVERASHDLRAVITTYEGKHNHDVPAARGSGAQLLNRPTSDINNNSSNNNFNMAIRPSATESHQYQMVTDSVYTGRSDGFSGFAGYDNSMSSYMNLQQQQQQQQQRQTDGTLIKAKEEQRDDTFFKSLLC